Part of the Periophthalmus magnuspinnatus isolate fPerMag1 chromosome 23, fPerMag1.2.pri, whole genome shotgun sequence genome, ctctttttatATGTTACCAAAAATCTACAAAAGCCTGATCAACCCACCTGGACGTCCTACAATAAGTGGCAATAAGTCAGTGACAGAGTCAGTGTCTAAATTCATAGACTTCTTTTTGAAAACACATGTGTGGAACCTTCCCTCTTTTCTAGCACAGAAGTATTTAATAAAATTTAACAAATAAAGAATGTTGGCTCTGCATATTTTGTGACTAATGTTGAATGACTTTATACAAACATTACTCACAGAGATGGTTTAATTGCTTCATCACACTATTTGATATGCAAACTGAAGGAGAGCTGCCCCCTAGTGCCTTCATCCTTAAACTGACAGAATGGACCATAAATGTGTTTCTGCAGGCTTTGCCCCCAATTATGTTAACCTCTTTATGGGTCTATCGGAGGAAACCTCCAGCCAAAATATCTGGAAAGATAAAATCACATGGTGAGGTAGGTATATAGATGATATTCTCCTTATATGGTCTGGTACGGATGAAGAACTGaaagatttttgttattatataaACAACACCAGTAGCAATGTAAAACTTAGTTTAGAATTTTCCTCCTACGAGATACATTTTCTGGACCTAATGATTTTTAGGACCATAATGATCTACATACATCTATTTTCAGAAAGCCAATTAGCCTAACTAACCACAACTAGACCCcgataaagtacattttgtcaCCCAACACAGTGACAAAGCAAACACacttcaacaaatcatcaagaGTAACTGGACTACACTAAAATGTGATAGTGATCTCCGTAAGGTTCTTCCAGAGGCTTCAGAACGGCTCTTACCTTGAGTGGCAAACTAGTGAAAACTCACCTAAAGCCAACACCACAGAATTACATTTATAAAACCACCAGCGAAAAGCAGTCGTATAGAATGAAATGCAATTAGACTTGGATTTAGACAAAATGCATTGCAATACCACACTTATCTGATATTATCTCACTGTTCCAATACTAATTTAAATCCATACTTTATTTCATAATGCCTTGTTACGGAAAATGTTTCATCACCTATAAAGATGGAAACTCATTTTGAGTGTGACATCAACAGGCGGACTAAGAGGCTAACTTAATGAATAGACTCCCTGAGGTGATGCCTTCAGGGGACCTGGAGAAATTATGTTATTCTCAATctaagagagaggggagacgcaCACTTGAAATGAAAATCCTCCTGCTAAAAATAGATGATGTTTAATTATAGGCAGGTACTATAGACTATTTTTgccttttgactttttttttttttttttacatttaaataacataaaacTGTGACACTGCATCAAGCTAATCATCAAACTAACTATAGATATCTTTGAGATGGTTCAACTCTGCATCATCTTATAGTGGTCAAATATATTCTTCTACTTCAGGGGTAAATATTCTTTCCACTGaagcacaaaataaaatgaataatctTCATACTAAGTAATTTTAGTGCATCAGTTCATTATTTGTATAGTGTCTATTGCTGACTGACCAAGCGATATTCTTTTCtcgaaaaaaacaaacaaaaaaacttaaaaactaaatatttcacattttcaagtcAGTAAAAGTCCTTGTTAGTGACAGCGGTGTGCTCCTCCTCTTGTCAGGCACATATCTTAGTCTTATACCTGACCTGGGCAAAACCAATCCTCCTGAGGCCCTAAGGTTACACTGGTACATGTGTTGTTTTTCACTTAGCATAAGCACAGTCTGGGAGAGGAAGACAGTTGCCCGTGGTTCCCTTACCTGGGGAATTAATTATCGCCAAAAAAGATCATGGTTGGCCCACTTAAGGTTGCTCACTTCCCAATAAACAAGCCTCACTTAAGGTCCTCTTCTTCATTCAGCTGCAGGACACTAATCAGGTAAGAACTATTCTGCCCTCAACAACTGTCCTACTTTAAATGCCGGTCAAtttcattttatcttttttcaaGAAATTTGCTAAAAATCACCCAAGATGCCAAGCCAGCTCGAGGGGGCCATGGACGCCTTGATAAGCGTTTTCTACAATTACTCTGGAAATGATGGTGACAAATACAAACTCAACAAGGGTGAACTAAAGCAGCTTCTTAATAGCGAGCTGACGGACTTCCTCACGGTAATGAACACTTTTTCTTGAATCAGTCCAATTTGCTGTGAGTGTTTGATTAGTGCGTGCTGTTTTGAAGGACTGtgtactactgtatgtactatACTACTGTACAAATCAGCAAAGTAGGCAAGAACACTCGATACTTCAACGTTAAGTATTCATTTTTAATAGATAAAATGTTCATATGATAAAACTGATTTACATTTGCTATACTCTGACAAAATTACATTGACCCAGTTCAAAATGGATGTCTTTTACATATATAATCTATCTATAAATAACAATTAAAGGCACAAAACATGGCTGCTTTTCTGACTCGAGCAGCCAAAGGTACTTGCATGTTgattatttgacaaaaataGCAATAAAACTCAGGTAAACTGCACAACTGTTGTAAAGAAAATGGAATGTATCAGCTGTGCAGTGTTTATGATTTGGGTGTTGTCCTTTTTGACCTTGAAAAACACGTCCTGACACTGATCGTTATCTCACTGTTTGAGTACGGCTGCTGCTGATGCGATTCACATCATAACATGTGGAAAATAAAGGCTGACGGAGGTGAAGGAGATAGATAAGGCTATTTCCCATAAGCCCCTGCTCCTGACTTTGTGTGATAGCAGTGCGCACAGGCCTGCAGATTTATTTGATTGACCCGGGAACACTGAAAACGGCCTATAGCCTATACCAGTATGAGCTGACGTGCTTTCcagatatatttttctttttatttgttgttccCTTTCACAGAGCCTCAGGTGATCACACATCATCATCAGTGGCCCACATCGCTGCCAAATATAGACAAGCCACTATGATGTCAGTGTGTCCCAACAGGCAGCAGAAACTCCAGCTAAACCAGGCTAATGGAACGAGTATCTTTACGAAATAATCTTACAAATTGGCTTGACTTTACATTGCTGCTgtgcaaatgaaatgaaattttACTGCACACTCAAAGGAATTAACAGTGACTTTCCCAAGAACATGGCCACAGTAGGAACAGCAATCAAAGCTCTCACCTTTTAAATTACCAGTACTAGGTAAAAGGTAACAACCCCACAGCCACTACAATTAGATGTGTGTGCGTGAATCATCTTAATTGCTGCAACTATAGTAGACAaaataacaaagcttttttttttgtttctgtgtagTCTCAGAAAGACCCTCTGCTGGTGGAGAAGATCATGAACGACCTGGACTCAAACAAAGACAACGAGGTGGACTTCAATGAGTTTGTGGTTCTGGTGGCAGCGCTCACTGTGGCCTGCAACGACTTTTTTCAAGAGCAGCAGAAGAAATCCAAGTAAATATTGTCAATACTCGTCTACGGCGTCTCACTGTGATCTGTGGTTTTGTCAAAGAAATGCCAACCATTTACATTGGCAAATTGGTTATGATCctgttgtatattttgtttatttcaaaatatattatagtgtagttcataattttatattttcttgtacCCCCATTCATTTCAGTGATCCACAATTCTGCCAAATATCCAGGGGAAGAAAAATTTTGACTGTAGCAACTAGCAATTCAATATAGTCTATCCTtggaatggtcaaaagtcctcaaaatggtgtccatcactgcaaaaaacatatgtaaCTGAAACCTACGAAGAGACAAACTGTCACCGTGCCAATGCTGGTGGAAAAACCCAGTTTGTCACTCACTAAGAAAATGATACACTGACCAAATCTATCTGGATTACTGAAAGATGTAGTAGATATGTAGTATCGTCTGACCTTTTAatgataaatatatgtttttatttgcaaagaaatgtcattttatgcCAGGTTGTTGAgtccaaaatgtaaacaaaaataaaatcaaaatgtaattttcattttgttaatcCTGGGAAAATCTTTTGTCAATGCATAATATTACTGCATAAAATCATATTCCTGGCTTACTGTTAATTACATATGTATTTATTCTCAATGAGTAATATTCAGTAATACTTTGGAGACTTTGAGGTACGACCCATTAAGaatgatattatattataaGATTGCAGGATCCCTGGAATTTTGTGGTAAGgatgtagttgttggagcatcAGTTTTAGACAGAGTGGGCCCGGCAAGTCTCAAAGGCTCCAAGGAAACAAAGTTGGGAACCATGTCCTaattgcctgagatccagagtaTACACTTCTtcaaatactttatgaagacaTGAGTCTGTTCATCGCTGAATCTCTCGTTTTTCAATGGGAGTGATTGGCAGGTGGTTCAGCCTTTCGGGGACACACATGATCCATCTGTACCAGGAAAAAAGAAGGGAAGAAAATATGAcacaggctgaaaaacatggtggatttctgtaGAAATCAATCAATGAGCCAAATACTAagatctgaggtgagatacatTTAGGGTGAGATAAAATGTTCTTTGTAAATTATAGGTGACCATTGAGCACCATCAGACACAGATCAGCTGTGAACCAAAACAGTATAAGTGTGTTCAAGGAGGAAGATACGAGTGTCTCTGCTGGAAATCACGTTCTTATAAGTTGGTTCctaacctgtatgtttttttttgttttgttttttatagatATATGTAACTTGTAATAATCAGTCAAATTACTTTGAAATAAAGTAACCAGAGCAGTAATTAGTAATTACTTTTAGAAGGAGTAGTAAGAAGGTTTTAGTAGTAATTGCAGAGTAATCTGATCAACACtgccaatgagctccttcatttcacatgcagcactgaaaaaaaaaaaaaaaaatctgaccgCATGTTTGATGGGAACCAGACTGACGAGATTAGTCTGTATTAAAGATATTGAGAGAtttcattctggatttgccaggcaaatgCCCTGATGCATTGACTGTGACTTCTTAAAACTAAAAATTGTTCATCTCTAACATGAGCATAGTGATAGGCTCTTTCACCATTCCATAAGGGCCAAGGATTGCCACTAGGAACAAACAATCTCCAAGTTTTAGCTGTGGCATAAGGACTTTTTTCTGAGGCAATCGTTGATGCCTTTGTGTGTGCAGATGGTGATTGCACAGACCCTTGTAGTTACAATGCAAattggctgtgattggctgtaaTTGAGCAGGATAATCACACTGGCTCTCTGGGAGGAAGCCAGGCcgtaattatgtttttgttcaaattataaaaGGTTGCTATCAATCTGAAATACCATTTGATAATTTATAAACGTGGATATTTAGACGCCCCTTCTATAGTTACATCTACCAGATATACTTTCTTTTCTGTACACGTCACTATTTTTGGCACCAAATGTCCTTTTAAGGCAGTAAACTCTTTCACTGCTAATTATctaaaatatgaactaaaaTGTCTTCACAGCTTTATCAAACAGAATACATGTTCTTTTGTGCGTGAGTGATCTCATAAGCAACAGTGTGGTCAATATTGGTGTGATGTTTGGAGAGAAATCTGgtccaaaatgtcaaaaataaaacatgagagCATCAGAGAGTTATTTTTTGGAGAAGACAAAGGCTGGCTTGCACATATTGTTTAAACAGCACACCCCACAGTATGGAAAGTAGGCAATGCTTGAGGAAATGAATTCCATCCCAGCCCAGGACTGTATATATTTTCATATCTCCCCTCTTACTGTACTGCATCTCAATGCTGTGACTTACAGTGTGCTGTAAAGCCTCGAAGCTCTTATCTGCCAAATGCTGAGCGTGTCGTCACCATGTGCGTCACTGTGGTGTCAGACTTTTTCCTCAGGACCAGAAGAGTCTGAGCTGTTGTTCTATTGTCTCCTGGCTCAACACCTGGACAAGGAAGTATGTGCGTTTATAAAACGTGAGATGTACTTAGCTCCACATGAGTCTTTCCACTCTGCTCCAGGACCTTCCCTCAGGACAGAATGACTCCATAGTCCAGCCCCATTGAGCAGTGCACTGGAATAAGACGCTTTCCATCACTCCCGTCTCCTGAGACTCAgctcaattattattattatcatcattatcatcttATCGCCACAGAACATGCACTAGTTCAACCTCTTCTACTTAAAACTgactattctctctctctctctctctctctctctatagatagatagatagatagatagatagatagatagatagatagatagatagatagatagatagatagatagatagatagatagatagatagatagatagatagatagatagatagatagatagataaaaaagTCGTTTCTGTCCTTGTTCACTTCAACTTGGGACTTTCCCTCAAGAGAAATGCATTGCCTTCTGCAAACTATTAATTGTATATCTATCTCTTCACAATACAGCtcattcataaaaacaaaaacaaatattccaTATTTATAATATGTGGTCCCTTTGTACTTATAGGAATATTTTTCCCCCTGTCACCAAATAATACAAGTTTATGTTAACATTTGTTTATATGAAATAACCTCTTGAGATCAAAGGGTTTGCCCAGAAATCTTTGCATTCAATTTTATATCACACTTTAGAAAACATTTAAGTCTACTCCTGCTACCACcaactcaaactcaaaaactATATGAATATCTATCTCAGATCAAATTATTCCTTGACTGTGGGAAAGGTGGACAGGCATGGACAGAgctgtgttttagtttttgtatttCCTCGAGTGATGTTGTCATGTATATTATAGTTTCAACCTAACTCTCTCGGCCAGTGATtatcttcattattatttgacaaTACAGGTGTCAGACAacaatttttctctttttttttcttctcactcTAGGGTTTTTCATTCAGCACTTATGGACTGTACTTTTCTCAACCTCGACAAAAGTATGGCATGTACTTTACACAGCCTTTAACAACAAGCATACAGACTAAACTCATGAGATATACTGTTACTGATAAACCTAGAAGCAAAATAAAACGACAGGGTCTTTCCTGGAATGAAAGACTGTTGTGCTATGATGTCCTCTTCCTCATAAACATTTTTACAAGCACAAATTGTCCTTCTCTCTGGTTGAAGTCGATCAGACTGTAAGTCATTAGACACTGTGATACAACATGTGCTGCAGCGTATTGAGATAAGGCGGCTTTCTTCTAAGTCTTATTCAGATCTTTatcaaatcacaacagcagctctAATCAGCGAATCTGTAATTATACCTTTGATCTTTTATAGCGACTGCCCCATCGGTGCATGGGTTCATCAGGACAATATAAACAAGTTGCTTTGCTTTATCATGCAGTaaaattttattacaaaatgtaGATTTATACAAAGTGATAcagattaaaattataatattgttctTCATTATGAATTATGTTTTCACTATAGCGTAGAAAAGCAATAATTtatgacataataataataataaaaaaaaaaaaaataataataaaatataataataataataataataataataataataataataataataataataaatacaactttgaatgcttcaactgaataaataaaataaatacaaaaagatgTCCAAAAACACACTTGTCTTCTTCCAAAAAATGTGAAGTCTTTTATTATGACATGACACTTAAAGTCATtgtcatgtgtgtttttgaataCTGTGTTTAAATGACTGTTGCTGTCAGTTGCTAAAGCAGAAGTCATCTATGCTGTTGAGTTTGAAGCTCTGCAGCTCCTGACTGTTCAGTAGTCTGTAGCTGAAGGATACTCGATTAATGAACCTCCCACTGGAAACCATCCTCACCACACTGTTCTCGCAGCCAATCTTCATTtgagctgcaaaaaacaaacaaacacatgcaccATACAGGCTGTTAAAGCATCAAGTTGGGACATATTTCATGAAAAAGAGTATTcgataacactttataatgattcaggcttagggACTACTTAATTATTACCTCAGTATTATCGTGTAACCCCGCAATTGAGACTCAAGAGCTTACTGTACAACAACTTAGCAGTATGTCTGTATTAAATTTGCCTATAAActgttgtgacgtcatctgaaacccagcagttttttttatttatgctttattaagtctAACTAAGctgtaattattataaagtgtagcAGGCAGGTTACTCACTGGGGCCCGTGAATGAGATGCAGAGGTCAGTGATGGGCACTAATTTGGACGAGTCAATAGAGTTTCCTCCCAGCAGCTGCACAAAGTCTCCTGTTTCAGCACAACCGGGCAACAACCGCTGCACACACAGAGATGTTTTATCATGAAATCTGACAAAACTCATAACATAACATTACACATTCTTGAATTTAGTATGCCAACCTTAGCAATGTTGTTGTAGTGGCCCAGACTGAATTCAGAGATCTCTATTTCCACTGGATAAACAATGGAAAAGCTGCAGTTTCGATGCTGCTGAGGGATGACCATCGTATAACTGCCCTCTGGCGACTGAGAGATGACATTACAGGCTGCGAGAGGAAGGAAAAAGTTTCTTATTTGCACGTTCACGGTGATAAATAGAGGAGGTGAAATAATACTGATGAAAATAGTCCACAAAATACTCACGAAAAGGGTTTAGGTGCTTTCTAATCGTCACGGTGAAGCTGCTGCCCTCGTTGTGGATGCGGAAAAACAGCATGGCCACGTTTTGGTTGGAGCGCACGTTGTTTCTCACAGCACCCGAGTCGCAGTAATCCACATAGCGCTCAAATAGTGGCACGGGGTGGTCCTGCGAACTGGGGAACTTCTCTCCTTTCATCACCCAGCCATCAAATACCTGCAGGTGCAACACAAGTCAAGTTCATCCAAAGTCAATGGAGCGCGCGTAATGGAGCGCACCTTCAgagagcaataaaacatcatGAAATTAGTCTATTTGGTCTTTATAATTGAATAGGCTCTGACACAAATGAATAATATAGACTAATATTTGTTCTAGGTGGAAAATGAAACAGCTATAAGCAAATCACTTGTTGTTACCTGCCCTTCTACTGCAACAAAGTGCACAAATCAAATGATATACCCTTAAATTTTTGCGTTAAATGAATCAGTTAATCCCTATCTTCATTATTCTAAACCCCCTGGATATCCT contains:
- the s100z gene encoding protein S100-Z — encoded protein: MPSQLEGAMDALISVFYNYSGNDGDKYKLNKGELKQLLNSELTDFLTSQKDPLLVEKIMNDLDSNKDNEVDFNEFVVLVAALTVACNDFFQEQQKKSK
- the crhbp gene encoding corticotropin-releasing factor-binding protein; the protein is MERTFREQLFLLVLCLSALKGDSRYIENNDISRDDLYSVFNLDLKREMPEIPEELIYRRSLRCLDMISVEGQFTFTAGRPHLNCATFFMAEPNEVISLEYDHVDIDCRGGDFITVFDGWVMKGEKFPSSQDHPVPLFERYVDYCDSGAVRNNVRSNQNVAMLFFRIHNEGSSFTVTIRKHLNPFPCNVISQSPEGSYTMVIPQQHRNCSFSIVYPVEIEISEFSLGHYNNIAKRLLPGCAETGDFVQLLGGNSIDSSKLVPITDLCISFTGPTQMKIGCENSVVRMVSSGRFINRVSFSYRLLNSQELQSFKLNSIDDFCFSN